In Thauera sp. JM12B12, one DNA window encodes the following:
- the tatB gene encoding Sec-independent protein translocase protein TatB: protein MFDFGFSELIVIGIVLLVVVGPERLPKVARTAGHLLGRVQRYVTDVKSDIQREMQLEELKKLQEQVKHQAQELESSVRSGMASVESEVDRTAGELRSILPDGAPAQPGDASATPAPATAGSQLLAAERPSEGGGRPQLELGLDAGAGVASGAEKTKA, encoded by the coding sequence ATGTTCGATTTCGGCTTTTCGGAACTCATCGTGATCGGCATCGTGCTGCTGGTCGTGGTCGGGCCCGAGCGCCTGCCCAAGGTCGCACGCACTGCCGGCCATCTGCTGGGCCGTGTCCAGCGCTACGTGACGGACGTGAAGTCCGACATCCAGCGCGAGATGCAGCTCGAGGAGCTGAAGAAGCTCCAGGAGCAGGTCAAGCATCAGGCGCAGGAGCTGGAATCCTCCGTTCGTTCCGGAATGGCCAGCGTCGAATCCGAGGTTGACCGCACGGCAGGCGAACTGCGCTCGATCCTGCCGGATGGCGCCCCCGCCCAGCCGGGAGACGCTTCTGCCACCCCGGCTCCGGCGACCGCCGGCAGCCAGCTGCTGGCGGCGGAACGCCCGTCCGAGGGGGGTGGGCGTCCGCAGCTCGAGCTCGGGCTGGATGCAGGCGCGGGCGTGGCCTCCGGCGCGGAAAAGACCAAGGCATGA
- the tatA gene encoding Sec-independent protein translocase subunit TatA: MGSLSIWHWLIVLVIVLLVFGTKKLRNIGSDLGGAVKGFKEGMKEGDAGASTDASQEKIANGQTIEGEAREKVDRTQS; this comes from the coding sequence ATGGGTTCTTTGAGCATCTGGCACTGGCTGATCGTGCTGGTCATCGTCCTCTTGGTGTTCGGCACCAAGAAGCTGCGCAACATCGGTTCCGACCTGGGTGGCGCGGTGAAGGGCTTCAAGGAGGGCATGAAGGAAGGCGACGCCGGTGCGTCCACCGATGCCAGCCAGGAGAAGATCGCCAACGGCCAGACGATTGAAGGCGAGGCGCGCGAGAAGGTCGACCGGACCCAGTCCTGA
- a CDS encoding histidine triad nucleotide-binding protein — MSDCIFCRIVRGEIPSKKVYEDEHVYAFHDISPVAPVHVLVVPKVHVDSMAELGEEHEASMGRLMVAAGRIAREQGCADGFRTIVNTGRVGLQEVYHLHLHILGGPNPLPPMLKR, encoded by the coding sequence ATGAGCGACTGCATCTTCTGTCGCATCGTGCGCGGGGAAATTCCGTCGAAGAAGGTGTACGAAGACGAGCACGTCTATGCCTTCCACGACATCAGTCCGGTCGCGCCGGTGCATGTTCTGGTCGTCCCGAAGGTGCACGTGGATTCGATGGCGGAGCTCGGCGAGGAACACGAGGCCTCGATGGGGCGTCTCATGGTTGCAGCGGGCAGGATTGCGCGCGAGCAGGGTTGTGCCGACGGCTTCCGGACGATCGTGAACACCGGCAGGGTCGGCTTGCAGGAGGTGTATCATCTGCACCTTCACATTCTGGGCGGGCCGAATCCCCTGCCGCCCATGTTGAAGCGCTAA
- a CDS encoding phosphoribosyl-ATP diphosphatase yields the protein MIDIEVLHRVAETLAARKKADPDSSYVSSLYQKGTDAICKKVAEEAAETIMAAKDKDMLHLVWEVTDLWFHSMVLLAHYGLSVDDVLAEFRRREGVSGIDEKKSRTATGTNA from the coding sequence ATGATCGATATCGAAGTGCTGCACCGCGTGGCCGAGACCCTGGCCGCGCGCAAGAAGGCCGATCCGGACTCCTCCTACGTCTCCAGCCTGTACCAGAAGGGCACCGACGCGATCTGCAAGAAGGTCGCCGAGGAGGCCGCCGAGACCATCATGGCGGCCAAGGACAAGGACATGCTGCATCTGGTGTGGGAGGTCACCGACCTGTGGTTCCACTCCATGGTGCTCCTCGCTCACTACGGACTCTCGGTGGACGACGTTCTCGCCGAGTTCCGCCGCCGCGAGGGCGTGTCGGGCATCGACGAGAAGAAGTCGCGCACCGCCACGGGTACGAACGCATGA
- the hisI gene encoding phosphoribosyl-AMP cyclohydrolase: MSENTRWLNEVKWDEHGLVPVIAQEAASGDVLMFAWMNREALQRTAETGEAIYWSRSRRKLWHKGEESGHVQKVLDIRIDCDNDVVLLKIEQVGGIACHTGRHSCFFQKYFADGRWEAVEPVLKDPQEIYK; the protein is encoded by the coding sequence GTGAGCGAGAACACGCGCTGGTTGAACGAGGTCAAGTGGGACGAGCACGGTCTGGTGCCGGTGATCGCACAGGAGGCCGCCAGCGGCGATGTGCTGATGTTCGCCTGGATGAACCGCGAGGCCCTGCAGCGTACCGCCGAGACGGGCGAAGCCATTTACTGGTCACGTTCGCGCCGTAAGCTGTGGCACAAGGGCGAGGAGTCCGGTCACGTGCAGAAGGTGCTCGACATCCGCATCGACTGCGACAACGACGTGGTGCTGCTGAAGATCGAACAGGTCGGAGGCATCGCCTGCCACACCGGGCGCCACAGCTGCTTCTTCCAGAAGTATTTCGCCGATGGCCGCTGGGAGGCCGTCGAACCGGTTTTGAAAGACCCGCAGGAGATCTACAAATGA
- the hisF gene encoding imidazole glycerol phosphate synthase subunit HisF, translating into MMLAKRIIPCLDVKSGRVVKGVNFVELRDAGDPVEIARRYDEQGADEITFLDITASSDDRDIILHVVEQVAEQVFIPLTVGGGVRVVEDVRRLLNAGADKVSMNTAAVNNPQLVHDASSKVGSQCIVVAIDAKQTAPGKWEVFTHGGRNNTGLDAIEWARRVESLGAGEILLTSMDRDGTKSGFDLALTRAVSDAVRIPVIASGGVGTLEHLAEGVSEGRADAVLAASIFHFGQHTVREAKELMRARGIEVRL; encoded by the coding sequence CTGATGCTCGCAAAACGCATCATCCCCTGCCTGGACGTGAAGTCCGGGCGCGTGGTCAAGGGCGTCAATTTCGTCGAGTTGCGTGACGCCGGCGATCCGGTCGAGATCGCGCGCCGCTACGACGAGCAGGGTGCCGACGAGATCACCTTCCTCGACATCACCGCGAGCTCCGACGACCGCGACATCATCCTGCACGTGGTCGAGCAGGTCGCCGAGCAGGTCTTCATCCCGCTCACCGTCGGCGGTGGCGTGCGCGTGGTCGAGGATGTGCGCCGCCTGCTCAACGCCGGTGCCGACAAGGTCAGCATGAACACCGCGGCGGTCAACAACCCGCAGCTGGTGCACGACGCCTCCAGCAAGGTCGGCAGCCAGTGCATCGTGGTCGCGATCGACGCCAAGCAGACTGCGCCCGGCAAGTGGGAGGTGTTCACCCACGGCGGTCGCAACAACACCGGGCTCGACGCGATCGAGTGGGCGCGCAGGGTCGAGTCGCTGGGCGCGGGCGAGATCCTGCTCACCAGCATGGACCGTGACGGCACCAAGAGCGGTTTCGATCTCGCGCTCACGCGTGCGGTGTCCGATGCGGTGCGCATCCCGGTGATCGCCAGTGGCGGCGTCGGCACCCTGGAGCACCTTGCCGAGGGCGTCTCGGAGGGCCGTGCCGATGCGGTGCTGGCAGCGAGCATCTTCCATTTCGGACAGCACACCGTGCGCGAGGCCAAGGAGCTGATGCGCGCGCGCGGCATCGAGGTGCGCTTGTGA
- the hisA gene encoding 1-(5-phosphoribosyl)-5-[(5-phosphoribosylamino)methylideneamino]imidazole-4-carboxamide isomerase encodes MLLIPAIDLKDGHCVRLKQGEMEGATVFSEDPGAMARHWLDAGARRLHLVDLNGAFAGKPKNGGAIRAITDVVGDDIPVQLGGGIRDLDTIEHYLDNGISYVIIGTAAVKNPGFLHDACSAFPGHIIVGLDAKDGKVAVDGWSKLTGHDVVDLAKKFEDYGVEAVIYTDIGRDGMLSGVNIEATVRLARALRIPVIASGGITDLRDIDALCAVEEEGIMGAITGRAIYEGTLDFAAAQLRADELNGVTE; translated from the coding sequence ATGTTGCTGATCCCCGCCATCGACCTCAAGGACGGTCACTGTGTTCGCCTGAAACAGGGTGAAATGGAAGGCGCCACGGTGTTTTCCGAAGATCCCGGCGCCATGGCGCGCCACTGGCTCGACGCCGGCGCCCGCCGCCTGCATCTGGTCGACCTGAACGGCGCATTCGCCGGCAAGCCGAAGAATGGCGGTGCCATCCGCGCGATCACCGACGTCGTCGGCGACGACATTCCGGTTCAGCTCGGGGGCGGCATCCGCGACCTCGACACCATCGAGCACTACCTCGACAACGGCATCAGCTACGTCATCATCGGCACCGCCGCGGTCAAGAACCCCGGATTCCTGCACGACGCCTGCAGCGCCTTCCCCGGTCACATCATCGTCGGCCTCGACGCCAAGGATGGCAAGGTGGCGGTCGATGGCTGGTCCAAGCTCACCGGCCACGACGTGGTCGATCTCGCGAAGAAGTTCGAGGACTACGGCGTCGAAGCGGTGATCTACACGGACATCGGCCGCGACGGGATGCTCTCGGGCGTCAATATCGAAGCCACCGTGCGCCTGGCGCGCGCGCTGCGCATCCCGGTCATCGCCAGCGGGGGCATCACCGACCTGCGCGACATCGACGCGCTGTGCGCGGTCGAGGAGGAAGGCATCATGGGCGCGATCACCGGGCGCGCGATCTACGAAGGCACGCTGGATTTCGCCGCTGCGCAGCTGCGTGCGGACGAATTGAACGGCGTGACCGAATGA
- the hisH gene encoding imidazole glycerol phosphate synthase subunit HisH, with translation MTTVAIIDYGMGNLRSVAKAIEHVAPGQDVFVTSDPARVAAAERVVFPGQGAMPDCMRELDARGLRPAVLAAAASKPFLGICIGQQMLFEHSAEGDVPGLGILPGEVVRFPEARMQAADGSRLKVPHMGWNEVWQSVPHPLWEGIPDGERFYFVHSYFVVPADAALTAAETDYGLRFTSAVARANIFAAQFHPEKSAAAGLRLLANFIRWQP, from the coding sequence ATGACCACCGTGGCCATCATCGATTACGGCATGGGCAACCTGCGCTCGGTCGCCAAGGCGATCGAGCACGTGGCGCCCGGCCAAGATGTCTTCGTCACCTCCGATCCGGCCCGCGTGGCCGCTGCCGAGCGCGTCGTCTTCCCCGGCCAGGGCGCCATGCCCGACTGCATGCGCGAGCTCGATGCGCGCGGCCTGCGTCCGGCGGTGCTGGCCGCGGCGGCGAGCAAACCCTTTCTCGGCATCTGCATCGGGCAGCAGATGCTGTTCGAGCACAGCGCCGAGGGGGACGTGCCGGGCCTCGGCATCCTGCCCGGCGAGGTGGTGCGCTTCCCCGAGGCGCGCATGCAGGCTGCGGACGGCAGCCGGCTGAAGGTGCCGCACATGGGCTGGAACGAGGTCTGGCAGTCGGTGCCGCACCCGTTGTGGGAGGGCATCCCGGATGGCGAGCGCTTCTACTTCGTGCACAGCTATTTCGTGGTGCCCGCGGATGCGGCGCTGACCGCGGCGGAAACCGACTACGGGCTGCGCTTTACCAGTGCGGTAGCGCGGGCTAATATCTTCGCGGCCCAGTTCCACCCGGAAAAGAGCGCCGCGGCCGGCCTCCGGCTTCTTGCAAATTTCATCCGCTGGCAGCCCTGA
- the hisB gene encoding imidazoleglycerol-phosphate dehydratase HisB, translating into MRQAEVTRNTLETKITVRIDLDGTGQGKLDTGVPFFDHMLDQIVRHGLIDLDIHCEGDTHIDDHHTVEDVGITLGQAFAKALGDKKGLRRYGHAYVPLDEALSRVVVDFSGRPGLHYFINFTRARIGNFDVDLAREFFQGFVNHAGVTVHIDNLRGDNAHHQCETVFKAFARALRMAAERDERAAGTIPSTKGAL; encoded by the coding sequence ATGCGGCAAGCAGAAGTCACTCGCAACACCCTCGAAACGAAGATCACCGTGCGCATCGACCTCGATGGCACCGGCCAGGGCAAGCTCGATACCGGCGTGCCCTTCTTCGATCACATGCTCGACCAGATCGTCCGTCACGGCCTCATCGATCTCGACATCCACTGCGAGGGCGACACGCACATCGACGACCACCACACCGTGGAAGACGTCGGCATCACGCTCGGCCAGGCTTTCGCCAAGGCCCTCGGTGACAAGAAGGGGTTGCGCCGCTACGGCCACGCCTACGTGCCGCTCGACGAAGCCCTGTCGCGGGTCGTGGTGGACTTCTCCGGCCGGCCCGGGCTGCACTATTTCATCAATTTCACCCGCGCCCGCATCGGCAACTTCGACGTGGACCTGGCGCGTGAATTCTTCCAGGGCTTCGTCAACCACGCCGGCGTCACGGTGCACATCGACAACCTGCGCGGCGACAACGCCCACCATCAGTGCGAGACGGTGTTCAAGGCTTTCGCGCGTGCGCTGCGCATGGCTGCCGAGCGCGACGAGCGTGCGGCGGGCACCATTCCCTCGACCAAGGGCGCGCTCTGA
- the hisC gene encoding histidinol-phosphate transaminase → MSRFWSAVVHGLTPYVPGEQPKLDNLVKLNTNEHPYGPSPKALEAIRAATSDSLRLYPDPNADALKGALAARHGVQPQQVFVGNGSDEVLAHAFMALLRHDRALWFPDISYSFYPVYCGLYGIAHRQIPLAEDFSIRVEDYLPRADATDADRPGAIIFPNPNAPTGRLLPLPEVERIVAGNPDAVVLVDEAYVDFGGESAIALVHRYPNLLVTHTFSKSRSLAGLRVGYAVGHAELIDALERVKNSFNSYPLDRLAIAGAVASVEDEAFFQESCRKVIATRDKLVADMQALRFDVLPSAANFIFARHPHRDGGALTAELRKRAIIVRHFKAPRIDQFMRITVGTDAQCATLVQALHEILKG, encoded by the coding sequence ATGAGCCGTTTCTGGAGCGCCGTCGTTCACGGCCTGACCCCCTACGTCCCGGGCGAGCAGCCCAAGCTCGACAACCTGGTCAAGCTCAACACCAACGAACACCCCTACGGCCCGTCGCCCAAGGCGCTGGAAGCGATCCGCGCAGCGACCAGCGACAGCCTTCGCCTCTATCCCGACCCGAACGCCGACGCCCTCAAGGGCGCGCTCGCAGCCCGCCACGGCGTGCAGCCGCAGCAGGTCTTCGTCGGCAACGGTTCGGACGAAGTGCTCGCGCATGCGTTCATGGCGCTGCTCAGGCACGATCGCGCACTGTGGTTTCCCGACATCAGCTACAGCTTCTATCCGGTGTACTGCGGGCTGTACGGGATCGCTCACCGGCAGATTCCGCTCGCCGAGGATTTCTCCATCCGTGTCGAAGATTACCTGCCGCGAGCGGATGCGACCGACGCGGATCGCCCCGGCGCGATCATCTTCCCCAACCCCAACGCCCCCACGGGCCGTCTGCTGCCCCTGCCCGAGGTCGAGCGCATCGTCGCCGGCAACCCGGACGCCGTGGTGCTGGTGGATGAGGCCTACGTCGACTTCGGCGGCGAGAGCGCGATCGCGCTCGTGCATCGCTATCCGAACCTTCTGGTGACCCACACGTTCTCCAAGAGCCGCTCGCTCGCCGGTCTGCGCGTGGGCTACGCGGTCGGCCACGCGGAGCTCATCGACGCCCTGGAGCGCGTCAAGAACAGCTTCAACTCCTACCCGCTCGACCGCCTCGCGATTGCCGGCGCCGTGGCGTCGGTGGAGGACGAGGCGTTTTTCCAGGAGAGTTGCCGCAAGGTGATCGCGACCCGAGACAAGCTGGTCGCGGACATGCAGGCGCTGCGGTTCGACGTGCTGCCCTCGGCGGCGAACTTCATCTTCGCCCGCCATCCGCATCGTGACGGCGGCGCGCTGACGGCCGAACTGCGCAAACGCGCGATCATCGTGCGCCACTTCAAGGCGCCGCGCATCGATCAGTTCATGCGCATCACCGTGGGCACGGATGCACAGTGCGCGACGCTGGTGCAGGCGCTGCACGAAATCCTGAAAGGCTGA
- the hisD gene encoding histidinol dehydrogenase, with product MGQTPIRRLDAREPEFLSTLDGLLAFESEADERIDTAVTEILRAVRATGDAAVVEFTRRFDGLDVHSMAALELPRSELHAALDGLSKEQREALTIAADRVRVYHERQKGESWEFTEADGTRLGQKVTPLDRVGLYVPGGRASYPSSVLMNAIPAKVAGVGELIMVVPTPRGEKNPLVLAAAAITGVDRVFTIGGAQAVAALAYGTQTIPQVDKIVGPGNAYVAEAKRRVFGTVGIDMVAGPSEVLIISDGSGHADWVAMDLFAQAEHDELAQSILLCTDAGFIDAVHAAIDRLLPTMPRRETIAKSLANRGALVHVDSLEQACALANRIAPEHLELSLDNAEAWIDHIRHAGAIFVGHWAVEALGDYCAGPNHVLPTMRSARFSSPLGTYDFQKRTSIVNISQAGAQHLGKVASILAHGEGLQAHARSAEMRLKV from the coding sequence ATGGGCCAGACACCGATCCGCCGCCTCGACGCGCGCGAACCCGAATTCCTGTCCACCCTCGATGGGCTGCTCGCCTTCGAATCGGAGGCCGACGAGCGTATCGACACCGCGGTCACCGAGATCCTGCGTGCGGTGCGCGCCACCGGCGACGCCGCGGTCGTCGAGTTTACACGCCGTTTCGACGGCCTCGACGTGCACTCGATGGCGGCGCTGGAGCTGCCCAGGTCCGAACTCCACGCCGCGCTCGATGGGCTTTCGAAGGAGCAGCGCGAGGCGCTGACCATCGCCGCCGATCGCGTCCGCGTGTATCACGAACGCCAGAAGGGCGAGTCCTGGGAGTTCACCGAGGCCGACGGTACCCGCCTGGGGCAGAAGGTCACGCCGCTCGACCGCGTCGGCCTCTACGTGCCGGGCGGGCGGGCGTCCTACCCGAGCTCGGTGCTGATGAACGCGATCCCGGCCAAGGTGGCCGGTGTCGGCGAGCTGATCATGGTCGTGCCCACCCCGCGCGGCGAGAAGAATCCGCTGGTGCTGGCCGCGGCCGCGATCACCGGGGTCGACCGCGTGTTCACCATCGGCGGCGCGCAGGCGGTGGCGGCGCTCGCCTACGGCACGCAGACCATCCCGCAGGTGGACAAGATCGTCGGGCCGGGCAACGCCTATGTGGCCGAGGCCAAGCGCCGGGTGTTCGGCACGGTCGGCATCGACATGGTCGCCGGGCCCTCCGAGGTGCTGATCATCTCCGATGGTTCCGGCCACGCCGACTGGGTGGCGATGGACCTCTTCGCCCAGGCCGAGCACGACGAGCTGGCGCAGTCCATCCTGCTGTGCACCGACGCCGGCTTCATCGACGCGGTGCACGCGGCGATCGACCGCCTGCTGCCCACCATGCCGCGCCGCGAGACCATCGCCAAGTCGCTCGCCAACCGCGGCGCGCTGGTCCATGTGGATAGCCTCGAGCAGGCCTGCGCGCTCGCCAACCGCATCGCCCCCGAGCACCTCGAGCTGTCGCTGGACAATGCGGAGGCCTGGATCGACCACATCCGCCACGCCGGCGCGATCTTCGTCGGCCACTGGGCGGTGGAGGCGCTCGGCGACTACTGCGCCGGCCCCAACCACGTGCTGCCGACCATGCGCAGCGCGCGCTTCTCGTCGCCCTTGGGTACCTACGATTTCCAGAAGCGGACCAGCATCGTGAACATCTCGCAGGCGGGCGCCCAGCACCTGGGCAAGGTGGCGTCGATCCTCGCCCATGGCGAGGGATTGCAGGCGCACGCGCGTTCGGCCGAGATGCGGCTGAAGGTGTGA
- the hisG gene encoding ATP phosphoribosyltransferase, producing the protein MSSITLALSKGRIFEETLPLLAAAGIVPTDNPESSRKLIIGTNRPDVRLVIVRATDTPTYVQYGAADLGIAGKDTLVEHGGAGLYQPLDLEIAKCRLCVAVQKGFDYAAATRPGGRIRVATKYMNAAKAHFAGKGMHVDLIKLYGSMELAPLVGLADAIVDLVSTGGTLRANNLEEVEDIMPISSRLIVNQASLKLKRELIQPVLDAFAGAITS; encoded by the coding sequence GTGTCCAGCATCACGCTCGCCCTCTCCAAGGGCCGCATCTTCGAAGAGACCCTGCCGCTGCTCGCCGCCGCGGGCATCGTGCCCACCGACAACCCCGAGTCCTCGCGCAAGCTGATCATCGGCACCAACCGGCCGGACGTGCGCCTGGTCATCGTGCGCGCGACCGACACGCCGACCTACGTGCAATACGGCGCTGCCGACCTCGGCATCGCCGGCAAGGACACGCTGGTCGAGCATGGCGGCGCCGGCCTCTACCAGCCGCTCGACCTCGAGATTGCCAAGTGCCGGCTGTGCGTCGCGGTGCAGAAGGGCTTCGACTACGCCGCCGCGACGCGCCCGGGCGGACGTATCCGCGTCGCCACCAAGTACATGAACGCGGCCAAGGCGCACTTCGCCGGCAAGGGCATGCATGTGGACCTGATCAAGCTCTACGGCTCGATGGAACTCGCGCCGCTGGTCGGGCTGGCCGACGCGATCGTCGACCTGGTTTCGACCGGCGGCACACTGCGCGCCAACAACCTGGAGGAGGTCGAGGACATCATGCCGATCAGTTCGCGCCTGATCGTCAACCAGGCCTCGCTCAAGCTCAAGCGCGAGCTCATCCAGCCGGTGCTCGACGCCTTCGCCGGCGCGATCACATCGTAA
- the rnk gene encoding nucleoside diphosphate kinase regulator: MKPSIIVSSSDLERLEGLLTLPAFRSRSDLDGLRAELERADVREPEEMPADVITMNSRARFVEEGTGREYELTLAYPKDANAEAHRVSIFSPAGSALLGLSAGQSIDWKSSDGKEIRLKVLEVTWQPEANGQFEL; this comes from the coding sequence ATGAAACCGTCGATCATCGTCTCCAGCAGCGACCTCGAGCGCCTCGAGGGTCTGCTCACCCTCCCCGCCTTCCGCAGCCGCAGCGACCTCGACGGCCTGCGCGCGGAGCTCGAGCGCGCCGACGTGCGCGAACCCGAGGAGATGCCGGCCGACGTCATCACGATGAACAGCCGCGCCCGCTTCGTCGAGGAAGGCACCGGCCGCGAGTATGAGCTGACCCTGGCCTACCCGAAGGACGCCAACGCCGAAGCCCATCGCGTGTCGATCTTCTCGCCCGCGGGCAGTGCGCTGCTCGGTCTTTCGGCCGGTCAGTCGATCGACTGGAAATCCTCCGACGGCAAGGAAATCCGCCTGAAAGTGCTGGAAGTCACCTGGCAGCCGGAGGCCAACGGCCAGTTCGAGCTCTGA
- the murA gene encoding UDP-N-acetylglucosamine 1-carboxyvinyltransferase codes for MDKLLIEGGARLSGEVAISGAKNAALPILCAALLTAEPVTFRNVPRLNDIDTLLELLGQMGVKVARDGDAVTLDAAGLNNPVAPYEMVKTMRASILVLGPLVARCGEARVSLPGGCAIGARPVDQHIKGLQAMGAEVRVEHGYVHATVPRLKGARLFTDMVTVTGTENLMMAAALADGETVIENAAREPEVVDLANCLVAMGAQISGAGSDVIRIRGVERLHGATHRIMPDRIETGTYLCAAAVTGGSVRLTGTSSCYLDAVIDKLMDAGCEVVSERDAIRLSAPARLNAVSLRTSPYPAFPTDMQAQFMAINCVANGVAMIRETIFENRFMHAVELQRLGADIRIDGNTAVVQGVAKLEGATVMATDLRASASLVVAGLVAEGETVIERIYHLDRGYERLEAKLAALGAKVRRLA; via the coding sequence ATGGACAAGTTGCTGATCGAAGGCGGCGCCCGCCTGTCGGGCGAGGTCGCCATTTCCGGCGCCAAGAACGCCGCCCTGCCCATCCTGTGCGCGGCGCTGCTGACCGCCGAGCCGGTCACCTTCCGGAACGTGCCGCGGCTGAACGACATCGACACCCTGCTCGAGCTGCTCGGGCAGATGGGGGTGAAGGTCGCGCGCGACGGTGACGCCGTCACGCTCGACGCCGCGGGCCTGAACAACCCGGTCGCGCCCTACGAGATGGTCAAGACCATGCGCGCCTCGATCCTCGTGCTCGGCCCGCTGGTGGCGCGCTGCGGCGAGGCGCGGGTGTCGCTGCCCGGCGGCTGCGCGATCGGCGCGCGTCCGGTGGACCAGCACATCAAGGGCCTGCAGGCGATGGGTGCCGAGGTGCGCGTCGAGCACGGCTACGTGCATGCCACCGTGCCGCGCCTGAAGGGTGCGCGCCTGTTCACCGACATGGTGACGGTGACCGGCACCGAGAACCTGATGATGGCCGCCGCGCTCGCCGACGGCGAGACCGTGATCGAGAACGCCGCGCGTGAGCCCGAGGTGGTCGACCTCGCCAACTGCCTGGTGGCGATGGGCGCGCAGATCTCGGGTGCCGGCAGCGACGTGATCCGCATCCGCGGCGTCGAGCGCCTGCATGGTGCAACCCACCGCATCATGCCCGACCGCATCGAGACCGGCACCTACCTGTGCGCGGCCGCGGTGACCGGCGGCTCGGTGCGGCTGACCGGCACCTCGTCGTGTTATCTGGACGCGGTGATCGACAAGCTCATGGACGCCGGCTGCGAGGTGGTGTCCGAACGCGACGCGATCCGCCTGTCGGCGCCCGCGCGACTCAACGCAGTGAGCCTGCGCACCTCGCCCTATCCGGCCTTCCCGACCGACATGCAGGCCCAGTTCATGGCGATCAACTGCGTCGCCAACGGCGTGGCGATGATCCGCGAGACCATCTTCGAGAACCGCTTCATGCACGCGGTCGAGCTGCAGCGCCTGGGCGCCGACATCCGTATCGATGGCAACACGGCGGTGGTTCAGGGGGTGGCGAAGCTGGAAGGCGCGACCGTCATGGCGACCGACCTGCGTGCATCCGCCTCGCTGGTGGTGGCCGGGCTGGTGGCCGAGGGCGAGACCGTGATCGAGCGCATCTATCACCTCGATCGCGGCTACGAGCGCCTGGAGGCCAAGCTCGCCGCGCTCGGCGCGAAGGTGCGGCGCCTGGCCTGA
- a CDS encoding BolA/IbaG family iron-sulfur metabolism protein, which translates to MFEASEIKRLIEQGLPCELVIIEGEDGVHFRGIVVSATFEGKMKVRQHQAVYATLGRLMGNEIHALQLQTFTPAQWEEGRGELGM; encoded by the coding sequence ATGTTTGAAGCAAGCGAGATCAAACGCCTGATCGAGCAGGGCCTGCCCTGCGAACTGGTGATCATCGAGGGCGAGGATGGCGTGCATTTCCGCGGCATCGTGGTCAGCGCCACCTTCGAGGGCAAGATGAAGGTGCGTCAGCACCAGGCGGTGTACGCCACCCTCGGCCGCCTGATGGGCAACGAGATTCACGCCCTGCAGCTGCAGACCTTCACCCCCGCGCAGTGGGAAGAAGGCCGCGGCGAACTGGGCATGTGA